Proteins encoded in a region of the Rhodococcus sp. SBT000017 genome:
- a CDS encoding phage infection protein — translation MGELRIFRRPAVALTALAFPLVAVGAFALGTGYDLGGESTSTTTVVADTEQAPAPDQQTADPLAAARSSLNSASLPITFLSSGIGQLTDGGTQLNDGVGQLADGITQAHDGTIQLADGFGQYRDGIGQLGDGASQISGGVDQVVDQLTGFGALQADFTAKLAATADQVDRFPHPGSDAISGEIRGVIDTLNTQAFGPDTLAQLQTLKGGAQQLSSELNDPNSQFLGATAQLGDATVQLRDGLGQLDDGGQQLKAGTDQLVTAVGPVEGIVSGIATNVRDASAALPPGASATDDATTDQNLAATTTSTGTGATPYLIAALVALGALGCVSLVRVLGKDSSPRLLSVVAAVAAVGISAAVAFAFATDAALGPVLGAGVFLIVSAAAYLAAAGAIQRVLGAVVGQIVNVVALVVQVVVCGFAYASTAPIWGDLAAFMPMSYTAAGARIIASGEMSGTGWLAIGATAALLAVSALVYVSARGDSADGSERMDGGRSREMGTELA, via the coding sequence ATGGGTGAATTGCGTATCTTCCGACGTCCTGCCGTTGCTCTCACTGCGCTGGCGTTTCCTCTGGTGGCGGTAGGTGCCTTTGCACTCGGCACCGGCTACGACCTCGGCGGCGAATCCACGTCCACCACCACCGTCGTCGCCGACACGGAGCAGGCACCGGCACCGGACCAGCAGACGGCGGATCCTCTGGCCGCGGCCAGGAGCAGCCTGAACAGCGCATCTCTGCCCATCACGTTTCTCTCCAGCGGCATCGGCCAGCTGACGGACGGCGGAACGCAGCTCAACGACGGCGTCGGGCAGCTCGCCGACGGCATCACACAGGCGCACGACGGAACCATTCAGCTCGCCGACGGATTCGGGCAGTACCGCGACGGCATCGGTCAGCTCGGGGACGGCGCGTCGCAGATCAGCGGTGGCGTCGACCAGGTTGTCGACCAGCTCACCGGCTTCGGCGCTCTGCAGGCCGATTTCACCGCGAAACTCGCCGCCACCGCAGACCAGGTCGATCGCTTCCCGCACCCAGGATCCGACGCCATCTCCGGCGAGATCCGCGGGGTCATCGACACGCTGAACACGCAGGCGTTCGGGCCCGACACCCTCGCCCAGCTGCAGACCCTCAAGGGCGGTGCGCAGCAGCTGTCCTCCGAACTCAACGATCCGAACAGTCAGTTCCTCGGTGCCACGGCGCAGCTAGGCGACGCCACCGTCCAGCTGCGTGACGGACTCGGCCAGCTCGACGACGGCGGACAGCAGCTCAAAGCCGGTACCGATCAACTCGTAACGGCCGTCGGACCGGTCGAGGGAATCGTCAGCGGCATCGCCACCAACGTGCGCGACGCCTCCGCGGCACTCCCGCCGGGTGCGTCCGCGACCGACGACGCCACGACGGACCAGAATCTCGCGGCCACCACGACGTCCACCGGCACCGGTGCCACCCCGTATCTGATCGCGGCGCTGGTGGCTCTCGGAGCCCTCGGATGCGTCAGCCTCGTGCGAGTACTCGGCAAGGACAGCAGCCCACGACTGCTCTCGGTGGTTGCAGCCGTCGCCGCGGTGGGCATCAGCGCCGCCGTCGCGTTCGCCTTCGCCACCGATGCGGCCCTCGGGCCCGTGCTCGGTGCAGGTGTCTTCCTGATCGTCTCCGCCGCGGCATACCTCGCCGCAGCGGGAGCGATTCAACGGGTGCTCGGCGCCGTGGTCGGCCAGATCGTCAACGTCGTCGCCCTCGTGGTGCAGGTCGTCGTCTGCGGCTTCGCATACGCGTCGACTGCACCCATCTGGGGCGATCTGGCGGCGTTCATGCCGATGAGTTACACCGCCGCCGGTGCCCGCATCATCGCGTCGGGCGAGATGAGCGGGACCGGCTGGCTCGCGATCGGTGCAACAGCGGCTCTGCTGGCCGTCTCGGCGCTCGTGTACGTCAGCGCGCGGGGTGACTCAGCCGACGGGTCTGAGCGGATGGATGGCGGGCGGAGCCGCGAGATGGGCACCGAACTCGCTTAG
- a CDS encoding putative quinol monooxygenase, protein MTNDLKVVAKIVAKPDAVDAVRDGLAALVAESRKEDGNISYELFESAVEAGTFITIEVWKSQEDLDGHMQTPHLQQALSEFGAHLAAPPAIHPLRPVG, encoded by the coding sequence ATGACCAACGATCTGAAGGTCGTCGCGAAAATCGTCGCCAAGCCGGATGCCGTCGACGCCGTGCGAGACGGCCTCGCCGCGCTCGTCGCCGAATCACGCAAGGAAGACGGGAACATCTCCTACGAATTGTTCGAGTCTGCCGTGGAGGCGGGCACCTTCATCACCATCGAGGTGTGGAAGTCGCAGGAGGACCTCGACGGTCACATGCAGACCCCGCATCTGCAGCAGGCGCTAAGCGAGTTCGGTGCCCATCTCGCGGCTCCGCCCGCCATCCATCCGCTCAGACCCGTCGGCTGA
- a CDS encoding LysR family transcriptional regulator, translating into MSNMIRDMRREAIELLPLLPTLVAVADTEHITDAAHVLGVPQPTVSRQVARASAILGVDIVERRGRGIVLTSTGRVLIPYLQRALSDIDAGIDAMTEHDARARGRIAVAFQNTLGEDVVPALIRQFRVDHPAVTFDLDQGARARCLDRLADGVSDLAFVSLSAEHTDNNSFQLYDERLMLVVPADHRLASRRSVDLADTADENYIAMGHGFGMRSICDELWADAGFSPRIAFEGQDTHTVRGLVGAGLGIAILPRIRAHGGEGGTVDIGLTQPAARRRIGMVWNPQADSPRQVAAFRSMVLRSGRTLVIR; encoded by the coding sequence ATGAGCAATATGATTCGAGATATGCGCCGGGAAGCCATCGAACTGTTGCCGCTGCTGCCGACCCTCGTCGCGGTGGCCGACACCGAACACATCACCGACGCGGCCCACGTCCTGGGCGTTCCACAGCCCACCGTCAGTCGGCAGGTCGCCCGAGCCTCAGCGATTCTGGGCGTCGACATCGTCGAACGACGCGGCCGCGGCATCGTGCTCACCAGCACCGGCCGAGTGCTGATTCCCTATCTCCAGCGGGCGTTGAGCGATATCGACGCCGGCATCGACGCCATGACCGAGCACGACGCCCGGGCCCGCGGCCGAATAGCGGTGGCGTTTCAGAACACCCTGGGCGAGGACGTCGTACCGGCGCTGATCCGGCAGTTTCGCGTCGACCACCCGGCCGTCACGTTCGATCTGGACCAGGGTGCCCGTGCACGCTGCCTCGACCGTCTCGCCGACGGTGTCTCGGACCTGGCGTTCGTCTCCCTCAGCGCAGAGCACACCGACAACAACTCGTTCCAGCTCTACGACGAGAGGCTGATGCTCGTGGTTCCGGCCGATCATCGCCTCGCCTCACGCAGATCGGTCGATCTCGCCGACACCGCCGACGAGAACTACATCGCGATGGGCCACGGTTTCGGGATGCGGTCGATCTGCGATGAGCTGTGGGCGGACGCCGGTTTCAGCCCGCGCATCGCCTTCGAGGGGCAGGACACCCACACGGTGCGCGGACTCGTCGGGGCCGGTCTCGGCATAGCCATCCTGCCTCGAATCCGTGCGCATGGCGGCGAGGGCGGAACCGTGGACATCGGACTCACCCAACCGGCCGCACGCAGGCGAATCGGCATGGTGTGGAATCCACAGGCCGATTCGCCGCGTCAGGTGGCAGCATTTCGATCGATGGTGCTGCGCAGCGGTCGCACACTCGTGATTAGGTGA
- a CDS encoding histidine phosphatase family protein gives MQLVLVRHALPQRSETSADPALAELGVEQSLRVPGAVARFPISRVVSSSQLRAVQTAQPLADRLGLTVEPDDRLTEYDRDFGGYVPIESAKTEFREAFDRIKAGHLPEQVDEQAFRQRVLAGVGDIVSASAHTDTVALFAHGGVINILLQDILQTPKVLGFPIDYCSVTRVLFSRSGARSVSSVNETEHVWDLLPRNR, from the coding sequence ATGCAACTGGTTCTGGTGCGGCATGCCCTCCCGCAACGGTCGGAGACCTCGGCCGATCCCGCTCTCGCCGAACTCGGCGTCGAACAGTCCCTACGGGTGCCCGGTGCCGTCGCCCGGTTCCCGATCTCCCGAGTCGTCTCGAGTTCGCAGCTGCGGGCCGTCCAGACTGCGCAACCCCTTGCCGATCGGCTCGGTCTGACAGTCGAACCCGACGATCGCCTGACCGAATACGATCGCGACTTCGGCGGCTACGTTCCGATCGAGTCGGCCAAGACCGAGTTCCGTGAGGCCTTCGATCGCATCAAGGCCGGTCATCTGCCCGAGCAGGTCGACGAGCAGGCGTTTCGGCAGCGAGTTCTGGCCGGTGTCGGCGATATCGTCTCGGCGAGCGCACATACCGACACCGTGGCGCTCTTCGCCCACGGCGGCGTGATCAACATCCTGCTGCAGGACATTCTGCAGACCCCGAAGGTGCTCGGCTTTCCGATCGACTACTGCTCGGTGACACGTGTGCTGTTCTCGCGCAGCGGCGCGAGGTCCGTCTCCTCGGTCAACGAGACCGAGCATGTGTGGGACCTGCTGCCCCGCAACCGGTAA
- a CDS encoding alpha/beta fold hydrolase — MDRAASTEPTALFPVKHPPGQYVEIDGQRLHILVRGSGPTVVLCGGLGSNWFDWQDTVDILAAEHHVVVIDRPGFGLSDPLPAGATPTVRGEADRIIGVLDALGVTEPAVVAGHSIAGFYAEAVARLYPSRIRGVLLLDSSAESDPRRFIPAAVRVETAHLIAAVLTKTGLQQLVGPHVRRVLNQATPPDGTPQETFDWVDDIYRRPTYLAAALVEDVVYPDLTVELHRIRKQFRLDVPAIVAAAHTGRPSPWGKRWIKTQRKLAAYLRAEFTVVMPAHHHAMIDKPAEVAALIAELV; from the coding sequence ATGGATCGCGCAGCAAGCACCGAGCCCACTGCGTTGTTTCCCGTGAAACATCCGCCCGGGCAGTACGTCGAAATCGATGGCCAGCGTCTGCACATTCTCGTCCGCGGATCGGGTCCCACGGTCGTCCTGTGCGGCGGACTGGGAAGCAATTGGTTCGATTGGCAGGACACTGTCGACATCCTCGCGGCCGAACACCACGTCGTGGTCATCGACCGACCCGGCTTCGGACTCAGCGATCCACTTCCGGCCGGAGCCACGCCCACCGTCCGAGGCGAAGCCGACCGCATCATCGGAGTTCTCGACGCACTCGGCGTCACCGAACCTGCCGTCGTCGCAGGTCATTCGATTGCCGGCTTTTATGCAGAGGCCGTCGCCCGCCTGTACCCGTCGCGCATCCGCGGAGTCCTGCTCCTCGATTCCAGCGCCGAATCCGATCCCCGACGTTTCATCCCGGCTGCCGTACGCGTCGAGACCGCACACCTGATCGCGGCGGTGCTCACCAAGACCGGTCTGCAACAGCTGGTCGGACCCCATGTGCGCCGTGTCCTCAACCAGGCGACACCGCCCGACGGCACACCGCAGGAGACGTTCGACTGGGTCGACGACATCTATCGCCGACCCACCTACCTCGCAGCCGCACTGGTCGAAGACGTCGTCTACCCCGATCTCACCGTCGAACTCCACCGCATCCGTAAGCAGTTCCGACTCGATGTGCCCGCCATAGTCGCCGCAGCCCACACCGGCCGACCCTCCCCGTGGGGCAAGAGATGGATCAAGACTCAACGCAAGCTCGCCGCGTATCTGCGCGCCGAGTTCACCGTCGTCATGCCCGCCCATCACCACGCCATGATCGACAAACCCGCCGAGGTCGCAGCCCTCATCGCCGAACTGGTGTGA
- a CDS encoding beta-ketoacyl-ACP synthase III, producing MGAISTTQGRQSKLLGLGVHRPERVVTNDEICEFIDSSDEWIQTRSGIKNRRFADPKENVVEMSIAAGRKALEASGITADQVDTVIVATSTHLELTPQAAAKVAHGLGTKGPAAFDICAGCAGFCYSLAVASDLVKAGTSKYVLVIGAEQLSVTTDPYDRTTRFIFADGAGAVVVGQSDETEIGPAVWGSDGSQSDAIVQTTDWYDYITEEGLERPWIRMNGISVFRWAAFEMGKAAQRVLDVAGIKTDELHAFIPHQANSRITELLAKSLNLADGTPVANDIAETGNTSAASIPLAMEELLRTGKAKAGDTALLLAFGAGLSYAGQVVKLPNL from the coding sequence ATGGGTGCGATCAGCACGACGCAGGGACGACAGTCGAAACTACTCGGACTCGGCGTTCACCGCCCCGAGAGAGTCGTGACCAACGACGAGATCTGTGAATTCATCGACTCGAGCGACGAGTGGATCCAGACCCGCTCGGGAATCAAGAACCGGCGCTTCGCCGATCCCAAGGAAAACGTCGTCGAGATGTCCATCGCGGCAGGTCGTAAGGCCCTCGAGGCCAGCGGAATCACGGCCGACCAAGTCGACACCGTCATCGTCGCCACCTCGACGCATCTCGAACTGACACCCCAAGCAGCTGCGAAAGTAGCGCACGGACTCGGCACCAAGGGGCCCGCCGCATTCGACATCTGCGCCGGCTGCGCAGGCTTCTGCTACTCCCTCGCCGTTGCATCGGACCTGGTCAAGGCCGGAACGTCCAAGTACGTCCTCGTCATCGGTGCAGAACAGCTCAGCGTCACCACTGACCCCTACGACCGCACCACACGCTTCATCTTCGCCGACGGCGCCGGTGCCGTGGTCGTCGGACAGAGCGACGAAACCGAGATCGGACCCGCCGTCTGGGGCTCCGACGGCTCGCAATCCGACGCCATCGTCCAGACAACCGACTGGTACGACTACATCACCGAAGAAGGCCTCGAGCGACCCTGGATCCGGATGAACGGAATCTCCGTCTTCCGCTGGGCCGCATTCGAAATGGGCAAAGCCGCGCAGCGAGTCCTCGACGTCGCCGGCATCAAAACCGACGAACTGCACGCCTTCATCCCCCACCAGGCCAACAGCCGCATCACCGAACTCCTGGCCAAAAGCCTGAACCTCGCCGACGGCACCCCGGTCGCCAACGACATCGCCGAAACCGGCAACACCTCGGCAGCATCGATCCCCCTGGCCATGGAAGAACTACTGCGTACCGGCAAAGCAAAAGCAGGAGACACCGCACTCCTCCTCGCCTTCGGTGCCGGACTCTCCTACGCCGGACAGGTAGTCAAACTGCCCAACCTGTAG
- a CDS encoding cutinase family protein: protein MSVKKICAGIGVAAAVASGLVVGTASPAAADPADCPTMYVVAIPGTWETSSGAAPKPGMLTDVTDRLGSDIRTDYVSYPATAFPWEGEVYGQSRAEAVANAGGMLKAMADRCGATKLGIIGYSQGADAAGDLAAAIGTGVGVVPADKVVAVGLISDPKRSDTDALVGPAVVGTGVGGPRVGGFGYVSPVVRTFCAVGDLYCSTPKDDYVARLAGFLAVSSNPAPNVADQYSQEAQSLIADLAAAGGLPVLQGQLSDQANAQRQREIEAFYRSGIHQEYQSYDVGNGQSATRWLARYLADAV from the coding sequence ATGAGTGTCAAGAAGATCTGCGCCGGTATCGGCGTCGCTGCAGCTGTTGCGTCCGGACTTGTCGTCGGAACGGCATCACCCGCCGCCGCCGACCCAGCCGATTGTCCGACGATGTACGTCGTGGCCATTCCGGGCACGTGGGAGACCAGCTCGGGCGCGGCCCCGAAGCCGGGCATGCTCACCGACGTCACCGATCGTCTCGGTAGCGACATTCGCACCGACTACGTCTCGTATCCCGCCACCGCGTTCCCCTGGGAAGGCGAGGTGTACGGGCAGTCCCGTGCCGAGGCCGTCGCCAACGCGGGCGGGATGCTGAAGGCCATGGCGGATCGTTGCGGTGCAACGAAACTCGGCATCATCGGGTACAGCCAGGGAGCGGACGCGGCGGGCGATCTCGCCGCTGCCATCGGCACCGGAGTGGGCGTCGTGCCTGCGGACAAGGTGGTAGCGGTCGGCTTGATCTCCGACCCGAAGCGCTCCGATACCGATGCTCTGGTGGGGCCGGCCGTGGTCGGAACCGGTGTCGGCGGACCCCGCGTCGGCGGATTCGGCTACGTCAGCCCCGTGGTGCGGACGTTCTGTGCCGTCGGCGATCTGTACTGCTCGACGCCCAAGGACGACTACGTCGCGCGGCTGGCCGGCTTCCTGGCCGTGTCGTCCAACCCTGCGCCGAACGTCGCCGATCAGTACTCGCAGGAAGCGCAGTCCCTGATTGCGGACCTCGCAGCAGCGGGTGGTCTGCCGGTGCTGCAGGGCCAGCTGTCCGATCAGGCGAACGCACAGCGTCAGCGTGAGATCGAGGCGTTCTACCGCTCCGGTATCCACCAGGAGTACCAGAGCTACGACGTCGGGAACGGCCAGTCCGCGACGCGGTGGTTGGCGCGCTATCTCGCCGACGCGGTCTGA
- a CDS encoding glutamate synthase subunit beta, producing MGDPQGFLKNTVREVPKRRPVDLRLMDWKEVYEDFSKDTLRTQASRCMDCGIPFCHNGCPLGNLIPEWNDLVFKDRWRDSIDRLHATNNFPEFTGRLCPAPCEASCVLGINQDPVTIKQVEVEIIDKAFEEGWVTPVYPTHLTGRTVAVVGSGPAGLAAAQQLTRAGHTVTVFERADRIGGLLRYGIPEFKMEKRHIDRRLAQMEAEGTVFRTGVDVGVDISADELREQFDAVVLSGGATAWRDLPIEGRELDGIYQAMEFLPHANRVQQGDFAAPPVSAEGKKVVIIGGGDTGADCLGTSHRQGAESVHQFEIMARPPEERATSTPWPTYPLMYRVASAHEEGGERVFSVNTERFVGEDGKVTALEACEVEFKAGKFEKVEGSEFTLEADLVLLAMGFVGPDKGGLLTDLGVDFNHRGNVERTNEWVTNVPGVFVAGDMGRGQSLIVWAIAEGRSCAAAVDTFLQGATALPSPIVPTQAPQR from the coding sequence GTGGGTGACCCACAGGGATTTCTGAAGAACACGGTTCGCGAAGTACCGAAGCGGCGGCCCGTCGACCTGCGCCTGATGGACTGGAAAGAGGTCTACGAAGACTTCTCGAAGGACACCCTGCGCACCCAGGCGAGTCGATGCATGGATTGCGGTATTCCGTTCTGCCACAACGGTTGCCCGCTGGGGAACCTCATTCCCGAGTGGAACGACCTGGTGTTCAAGGACCGTTGGCGCGACAGCATCGATCGGTTGCACGCCACCAACAACTTCCCGGAGTTCACCGGACGGTTGTGCCCCGCCCCGTGCGAGGCGTCGTGCGTCCTGGGCATCAACCAGGATCCGGTCACCATCAAGCAGGTCGAGGTCGAGATCATCGACAAGGCCTTCGAAGAGGGCTGGGTCACGCCCGTTTACCCGACCCACCTGACCGGTAGGACCGTCGCCGTCGTCGGCTCCGGACCCGCGGGACTCGCTGCAGCGCAGCAGCTCACCCGCGCCGGCCACACCGTCACGGTGTTCGAGCGGGCCGACCGCATCGGCGGACTGCTGCGTTACGGCATCCCCGAGTTCAAGATGGAGAAGCGCCACATCGATCGTCGGCTGGCGCAGATGGAGGCCGAGGGCACCGTCTTCCGCACCGGTGTCGATGTGGGCGTGGACATCTCGGCCGACGAACTGCGCGAGCAGTTCGACGCCGTGGTCCTCTCCGGCGGTGCCACCGCATGGCGCGACCTGCCGATCGAGGGCCGCGAACTCGACGGCATCTACCAGGCCATGGAGTTCCTGCCGCACGCCAACCGCGTCCAGCAGGGCGACTTCGCTGCGCCGCCAGTCAGCGCCGAGGGCAAGAAGGTCGTCATCATCGGCGGCGGCGACACCGGTGCCGACTGCCTCGGCACCTCGCACCGTCAGGGTGCCGAGAGCGTTCACCAGTTCGAGATCATGGCCCGCCCGCCCGAAGAGCGTGCGACGTCCACCCCGTGGCCGACGTACCCGCTGATGTACCGGGTGGCCTCCGCTCACGAAGAGGGTGGCGAACGCGTCTTCTCGGTCAACACCGAGCGTTTCGTCGGCGAAGACGGCAAGGTCACCGCACTCGAAGCCTGCGAGGTCGAGTTCAAGGCAGGCAAGTTCGAGAAGGTCGAGGGCAGTGAATTCACCCTCGAAGCCGATCTGGTTCTGCTCGCCATGGGATTCGTCGGACCGGACAAGGGCGGTCTGCTGACCGACCTGGGTGTCGACTTCAACCATCGCGGCAACGTCGAGCGCACCAACGAGTGGGTCACCAACGTCCCCGGCGTGTTCGTCGCCGGAGACATGGGTCGCGGCCAGTCGCTCATCGTGTGGGCCATCGCCGAGGGCCGCTCTTGCGCGGCCGCCGTCGACACCTTCCTGCAGGGAGCAACCGCACTGCCGTCGCCGATCGTGCCCACCCAGGCGCCGCAGCGGTAG
- a CDS encoding DUF4190 domain-containing protein: protein MGYPQGEGSDSFDAANKDQPYGGQQYPPYQNPNAQYQNPQYPNPQYGNAPYVGGYQAPAATNTLAIVSLVLAILGLTFIPLVASVCAVVCGHISRGQIRRTGEGGSGFATAGLIVGYVSIALFVIIIVGAIVIFAIAAANTSTY, encoded by the coding sequence ATGGGCTATCCGCAGGGTGAAGGCAGCGATTCGTTCGACGCAGCGAACAAGGATCAGCCGTACGGCGGGCAGCAGTACCCGCCCTATCAGAATCCGAACGCGCAGTACCAGAACCCCCAATACCCCAATCCCCAGTACGGGAATGCGCCCTATGTCGGCGGGTATCAGGCCCCTGCGGCGACCAACACGTTGGCGATTGTCTCGCTCGTGTTGGCCATTCTCGGTCTGACGTTCATCCCGTTGGTTGCGTCGGTCTGCGCTGTGGTGTGTGGCCACATTTCACGTGGTCAGATCAGGCGCACCGGAGAAGGCGGATCCGGGTTCGCGACGGCGGGCCTGATCGTCGGGTATGTCTCGATCGCACTGTTCGTCATCATCATCGTGGGTGCGATCGTTATTTTTGCCATCGCTGCCGCAAACACTTCAACCTATTGA
- a CDS encoding MFS transporter produces the protein MTTTRPEVLGWEGHPRGSREYRRLVLALLFAGIATFAQLYSVQGILPLIAANLDITPSLSSLAVGLATVGVAVSVIPWSVAADRIGRVRAMTASILTATTLGLLVPLAPSLEVLLVVRFFEGAALGGLPAIAIAYLSEEVHRNHTALAAATYVSGTTLGGLLGRIVAGPVAEYTNWRIGTLTVSVIAALAAALFVWLAPKPRTTLVHSQIRDLPGRLWMNLREPGMAALYGQGFLLMGGFVAVYNYLGFRLEAVPFRLPQSLISLIFVAYLSGTVSSRVAGNLATKHGRSVVLAGSTATMIAGVALTTASNLVVILTGLVILTMGFFAAHAIASGWTGQRAVHGRAQATSLYNLFYYGGSSIVGWIGGVVFQSLGWNALALFVIALALIAGIWAACLNGRLAKPVSIG, from the coding sequence ATGACTACGACGCGGCCCGAGGTCCTCGGATGGGAGGGACACCCCAGGGGATCGCGCGAATACCGCCGGCTCGTGTTGGCGCTGCTGTTCGCCGGAATCGCGACGTTCGCTCAGCTGTATTCGGTGCAGGGCATCCTTCCGCTCATCGCCGCCAACCTCGATATCACACCGTCGCTGTCCTCGCTTGCGGTCGGACTCGCTACGGTCGGCGTTGCGGTGTCGGTCATTCCCTGGTCGGTGGCGGCCGACCGTATCGGTCGAGTCCGGGCCATGACGGCGTCGATCCTCACTGCCACGACATTGGGACTGCTGGTACCGCTCGCGCCGTCGCTCGAAGTGCTCCTGGTCGTTCGATTCTTCGAAGGTGCGGCGCTGGGCGGTCTTCCGGCCATCGCGATCGCGTACCTCAGTGAAGAAGTCCATCGGAATCACACGGCCCTTGCTGCAGCGACGTACGTGTCCGGCACGACGCTCGGCGGACTGCTCGGCCGCATCGTCGCGGGACCCGTTGCGGAATACACCAACTGGCGTATCGGCACGTTGACCGTGTCGGTGATCGCTGCATTGGCTGCCGCACTGTTCGTCTGGCTAGCACCGAAGCCGCGAACAACTCTGGTGCACAGCCAGATTCGTGACCTACCGGGCCGACTCTGGATGAACCTACGTGAACCGGGGATGGCGGCACTCTACGGCCAGGGTTTCCTGCTGATGGGCGGCTTCGTCGCGGTCTACAACTACCTCGGATTCCGTTTGGAGGCCGTGCCTTTCCGGCTCCCGCAGTCTCTGATCAGCCTGATCTTCGTGGCGTACCTCAGCGGTACGGTGTCCTCACGGGTAGCGGGCAATCTCGCGACGAAGCACGGCAGGTCGGTGGTCCTCGCCGGATCCACCGCGACGATGATCGCTGGAGTGGCCCTGACGACGGCGTCGAACCTCGTCGTCATCCTGACCGGCTTGGTGATCCTGACCATGGGATTCTTTGCGGCCCACGCCATCGCGTCGGGATGGACCGGACAGCGTGCAGTCCACGGCCGCGCACAGGCAACGTCGCTGTACAACCTCTTCTACTACGGCGGATCGTCGATAGTCGGATGGATCGGCGGAGTCGTGTTCCAGTCCCTGGGATGGAACGCGTTGGCGCTGTTCGTCATTGCGCTGGCACTGATCGCAGGCATCTGGGCTGCATGCCTGAACGGCCGATTGGCGAAGCCTGTGTCAATAGGTTGA
- a CDS encoding MFS transporter: protein MSQTATDQRATRKDWLGLAVLVVPILVVSMDMSVLYLALPFMTADLEPTGNQTLWILDIYGFLLAGLLITMGSLGDRIGRRTLLMIGAVVFGAASLAATFSTSPEMLLVARALLGIGGATIAPSTLSLIRNMFHDPTQRKEAIGLWTAGFAGGAAVGPVIGGVLLEHFWWGSVFLINIPIMIVLFVAAPLLVPEFKDADPGRFDPISVVLAIASMLSIVFAIKHGAQEGIDTAAAVSTLAGLALGTLFVLRQRKAANPLIDVTLFAERAFSAAVVVQFLVIFAMTGFSLFASQYLQLVVGLGPLEAGLWLLVPAVAAAAGAVLAPTLSKVIRTGTIIAGGLLAIAIGCTAMAFVSADSGLPLLLTGMAVLTFGIGAASTLNSDIVLTAAAPEKAGAASALSETGAELGGAVGIAILGTIGSTAYRHRMDDAIPAQTPAEIADPARETIGGAVAVADYLPEPFASQLTAVANSSFIDGFNLASGASAGLMAVSAVAVFVLLRRQTASAR, encoded by the coding sequence GTGAGCCAGACGGCAACCGACCAACGCGCCACCAGGAAGGATTGGCTCGGCCTCGCAGTGCTGGTGGTGCCGATTCTCGTCGTGTCGATGGACATGTCGGTGCTGTATCTGGCCCTGCCGTTCATGACGGCCGATCTCGAACCCACCGGCAACCAGACGCTGTGGATTCTCGACATTTACGGGTTTCTGCTCGCCGGCCTCCTCATCACGATGGGCTCGCTCGGCGATCGGATCGGAAGACGCACCCTGCTCATGATCGGTGCCGTCGTCTTCGGTGCCGCGTCACTCGCCGCGACGTTCTCCACTTCCCCCGAGATGCTGCTCGTGGCGCGGGCACTACTGGGGATCGGTGGCGCCACCATCGCTCCGAGCACATTGTCCCTGATACGCAACATGTTTCACGATCCAACCCAACGCAAGGAAGCCATCGGCCTGTGGACCGCCGGTTTCGCGGGCGGTGCCGCGGTGGGGCCGGTCATCGGAGGTGTTCTGCTCGAGCACTTCTGGTGGGGTTCGGTGTTCCTGATCAACATCCCGATCATGATCGTGCTGTTCGTCGCGGCCCCACTCCTGGTCCCCGAGTTCAAGGACGCCGACCCCGGCAGATTCGATCCGATCAGCGTGGTGCTCGCGATCGCCTCGATGCTCTCGATCGTCTTCGCCATCAAACACGGCGCGCAGGAAGGAATCGACACCGCAGCAGCCGTCAGCACGCTGGCCGGGCTGGCGTTGGGCACACTGTTCGTTCTCCGGCAGCGCAAGGCGGCGAACCCGCTGATCGACGTCACGCTGTTCGCCGAACGAGCCTTCAGTGCAGCGGTCGTGGTGCAGTTCCTGGTCATCTTCGCCATGACCGGATTCAGTCTCTTCGCCTCCCAGTACCTCCAGCTCGTCGTCGGGCTGGGGCCGCTCGAAGCCGGTCTGTGGCTGCTCGTTCCCGCCGTCGCCGCCGCGGCCGGTGCCGTGCTCGCACCGACGCTGAGCAAGGTGATCCGGACAGGCACGATCATTGCGGGCGGACTGTTGGCCATCGCCATCGGTTGCACGGCAATGGCATTCGTCAGCGCCGACTCGGGACTGCCGCTACTGCTCACCGGCATGGCCGTGCTGACCTTCGGAATAGGTGCCGCCTCGACACTCAACTCCGACATCGTGCTCACCGCCGCGGCCCCCGAAAAGGCCGGTGCGGCATCGGCATTGTCCGAAACCGGAGCCGAATTGGGCGGCGCCGTCGGCATCGCCATCCTCGGCACGATCGGCAGCACCGCCTACCGCCACCGCATGGACGACGCCATCCCCGCGCAGACGCCTGCAGAGATCGCCGATCCGGCACGAGAGACCATCGGCGGTGCCGTCGCCGTCGCCGACTACCTGCCGGAGCCTTTCGCATCGCAGTTGACTGCCGTCGCGAACTCGTCTTTCATCGACGGCTTCAATCTTGCGTCGGGCGCGAGCGCAGGCCTGATGGCCGTCAGTGCAGTTGCCGTCTTCGTGCTGCTACGCCGTCAGACCGCGTCGGCGAGATAG